Proteins from one Belonocnema kinseyi isolate 2016_QV_RU_SX_M_011 chromosome 8, B_treatae_v1, whole genome shotgun sequence genomic window:
- the LOC117178802 gene encoding histone H2A-like, which translates to MSGRGKGGKAKTKSKTRSSRAGLQFPVGRIHRLLRKGNYAERVGAGAPVYLAAVMEYLAAEVLELAGNAARDNKKTRIIPRHLQLAIRNDEELNKLLSGVTIAQGGVLPNIQAVLLPKKTGSGGGASKGDKSSQEY; encoded by the exons ATGTCCGGACGAGGCAAAGGAG gcAAAGCAAAAACAAAGTCGAAGACGAGGAGCTCCCGGGCCGGCCTTCAGTTCCCTGTTGGTCGAATTCATCGACTTCTGAGAAAAGGAAACTATGCTGAAAGAGTTGGAGCTGGTGCCCCAGTTTATTTGGCCGCAGTAATGGAATATTTAGCCGCCGAAGTTCTCGAATTGGCGGGCAACGCCGCAAGAGACAACAAGAAAACGAG AATCATCCCGAGACATCTTCAACTGGCAATCCGGAATGACGAAGAATTAAACAAACTTCTCTCTGGAGTTACCATCGCCCAGGGAGGAGTCCTACCAAACATCCAGGCAGTCTTATTGCCGAAGAAGACTGGCTCTGGAGGAGGCGCATCCAAAGGAGACAAGTCATCTCAGGAATACTGA
- the LOC117178078 gene encoding UBX domain-containing protein 1 has translation MSSPDVAMLVDMGFSIAKAEKALAITGNKGVEPAMEWLLAHCDEAEPIPEPVTMSEPPIAESAPDAIAATPSQESTASASGQSAQTEVAKSMKCDVCGKLFASTLEMEFHATKSGHDQFSESTEEKKPLSEEEKKEQLRKLEEKLKEKRREREEKEKQEAFERERLRIRSGKEMTEAKRKLEEIEMQRILEQRKREKEEERKARERVKIQIEADKAARRAKAAGLNNQAISPTTPPATSPIVSSPTASPSAPARKDYNETKLQIRLTNGQTLMQSFGSKEQLSAVRLFIDMNRKDDIGPFNLMTNFPKKVFTEDDYETPLDVLGLVPSAVIIVQKKAVE, from the exons ATGTCTTCACCCGACGTAGCGATGCTTGTTGACATGGGATTCAGCATAGCAAAGGC GGAAAAAGCCCTCGCAATCACTGGAAACAAGGGTGTTGAACCAGCAATGGAATG GTTGCTGGCTCACTGCGATGAAGCCGAACCAATTCCAGAACCAGTTACAATGTCGGAGCCACCAATAGCTGAAAGCGCACCAGATGCAATTGCAGCCACCCCTTCTCAAGAAAGTACAGCCAGTGCAAGTGGACAAAGTGCACAAACCGAGGTTGCAAAATCCATGAAATGTGATGT TTGCGGAAAGTTATTCGCTTCCACCTTGGAGATGGAATTCCACGCTACGAAGTCGGGTCACGATCAATTCTCTGAAAGCACTGAAGAGAAAAAGCCGCTCAGTGAAGAAGAGAAAAAAGAACAGCTGAGGAAACTGGAGGAAAAGCTCAAGGAAAAGCGTCGGGAACGCGAAGAAAAAGAGAAGCAGGAAGCTTTTGAAAGAGAAAGGCTTAGAATACGTTCTGGCAAGGAGATGACTGAAGCTAAAAGAAA attggAGGAAATTGAGATGCAGAGGATACTGGAGCAGAGGAAGCGTGAAAAAGAAGAGGAGAGGAAGGCTCGTGAGAGGGTTAAAATCCAAATTGAAGCAGATAAAGCTGCCAGAAGAGCTAAGGCTGCTGGGCTGAATAATCAAGCAATTTCTCCTACAACTCCACCTGCGACTTCACCTATCGTTTCGAGTCCCACTGCTAGTCCCAGTGCACCTGCAAGAAAAGACTACAACGAAACTAAACTCCAA atacgaCTTACGAATGGGCAAACCTTGATGCAAAGTTTCGGGTCGAAGGAACAACTTTCTGCAGTGAGACTTTTCATCGACATGAACCGAAAAGACGACATCGGTCCTTTTAATCTAATGAcgaattttcccaaaaaagtCTTCACAGAGGATGACTACGAGACGCCTCTCGATGTTCTCG